The Mesorhizobium loti genome includes a region encoding these proteins:
- a CDS encoding cupin domain-containing protein, translating to MSLAQPANDVLTNKKAALKGLYDALYAKNMFPFWATSEGVDHDEIKQLMATSKAVPFVWSYSDIEPLLQRAAELVTMDDSERRSLILVNPGLAPKRASVSTMYTAYRLNDPDEIMPPHKHSPSAIRFGLTGKGNFTGVEGEDVVFGPGDMVLTPNDAWHNHGTVGGEQAVNLSVLDLPLVETLHAVHFDHKYTEMVDGKEVEKKVQTARYPSDYSQRIYGEGGLMPRFVDHKRGGGLSSPMYVYRWEKMEAVLDAHKDWDGDPHEGIVIDYVDPTTGGPVFHTINFYVQMLRPGEKTLPQRETASLLLAPFRGNGHSIIDGKRYDWNQFDTIAIPGGSWVEHVNGSSSEPVIFFGATDAPTQKALLLYKRWGRNQAGDLLRLV from the coding sequence AAAAACATGTTTCCGTTCTGGGCGACGTCGGAAGGCGTCGACCATGACGAGATCAAGCAGCTGATGGCGACGTCGAAGGCCGTTCCCTTCGTGTGGTCCTATTCGGACATCGAGCCGCTGCTGCAGCGCGCCGCCGAACTGGTGACCATGGACGACAGCGAGCGTCGTTCGCTGATTCTGGTCAATCCTGGCCTTGCGCCCAAGCGTGCATCGGTCAGCACCATGTACACCGCCTACCGCCTGAATGATCCCGACGAGATCATGCCGCCGCACAAGCATTCGCCGAGCGCCATCCGCTTCGGCCTGACCGGCAAGGGCAACTTCACCGGCGTCGAGGGCGAAGACGTGGTCTTCGGCCCGGGCGACATGGTGCTGACGCCCAACGACGCCTGGCACAATCATGGCACCGTCGGCGGCGAGCAGGCGGTCAACCTGTCGGTGCTCGACCTGCCGCTGGTCGAAACGCTGCATGCCGTCCATTTCGACCACAAATACACCGAGATGGTCGACGGCAAGGAAGTCGAGAAGAAGGTGCAGACCGCCCGCTATCCCAGCGACTACTCACAGCGCATCTACGGCGAGGGTGGCCTGATGCCGCGTTTCGTCGACCACAAGCGCGGCGGCGGCCTGTCGTCGCCGATGTATGTCTATCGCTGGGAGAAGATGGAAGCGGTCCTCGATGCCCACAAGGATTGGGATGGCGACCCTCATGAAGGCATCGTCATCGACTATGTCGATCCGACCACCGGCGGCCCCGTCTTCCACACCATCAATTTCTACGTGCAGATGCTGCGCCCCGGTGAGAAGACCTTGCCGCAGCGCGAGACCGCCAGCCTGCTTCTGGCGCCGTTCCGCGGCAACGGCCATTCGATCATCGACGGCAAACGCTATGACTGGAACCAGTTCGACACCATCGCCATACCCGGCGGTTCGTGGGTCGAACATGTCAACGGCTCTTCGAGCGAGCCGGTGATCTTCTTCGGCGCCACCGATGCGCCGACGCAGAAGGCGCTGCTCCTCTACAAGCGCTGGGGCCGCAACCAGGCCGGCGATCTGCTCCGCCTCGTCTAG
- a CDS encoding RidA family protein, translating into MLSDSTRKSASHYAIGNKNPNLPFHPAVRAGDFIFVSGQVPKDENNNMISGTIEEETLATLKTIARVIAHEGATLSDVVRITTYLEDTRDFGRYNKAFLEGIGDAVLARTTVEAKAVINTKIEMDAIVYKPLPAGK; encoded by the coding sequence ATGTTGAGCGACAGCACGCGAAAATCCGCCAGCCACTATGCCATCGGCAACAAGAACCCGAACCTGCCGTTTCATCCGGCGGTGCGTGCCGGCGATTTCATCTTCGTCTCGGGCCAGGTGCCGAAGGACGAGAACAACAACATGATCAGCGGCACGATCGAGGAAGAGACGCTGGCCACGCTGAAGACAATCGCGCGCGTCATCGCGCATGAAGGCGCGACGCTGTCGGATGTCGTGCGGATCACCACCTATCTCGAGGATACGCGCGATTTCGGCCGCTACAACAAGGCGTTCCTCGAAGGGATCGGCGACGCCGTCCTGGCGCGCACGACCGTCGAGGCAAAGGCGGTCATCAACACCAAGATCGAAATGGACGCCATCGTCTACAAGCCGCTGCCAGCGGGCAAGTAG
- a CDS encoding glutathione S-transferase family protein: MYKLLGRQTSGNVQKVLFMLEELGASYKREDYGRQFENTQTAEYKALNPTSKVPTLVDGDTVIWESNTILRYLAASGGEQLNGATPAEKTEVERWMDFLLAAVNPGYLAAFKGAKLTPEEQTADYKEQVKDLVAQLKIVDGHLAGKDFLALGKLTLADIACAPILKRCVDFKIDRPSMPNLERWVAAIAARPAFKAATAAAPAKAA; this comes from the coding sequence ATGTACAAGCTCTTAGGCCGCCAGACATCAGGCAACGTCCAGAAGGTGCTCTTCATGCTCGAAGAGCTTGGGGCGTCCTACAAGCGCGAGGACTATGGCCGCCAGTTCGAGAACACCCAGACGGCGGAATACAAGGCGCTCAATCCGACCTCCAAGGTGCCGACGCTGGTCGACGGCGATACCGTGATCTGGGAGTCCAACACCATCCTGCGCTATCTCGCGGCATCCGGCGGCGAACAGTTGAATGGCGCCACGCCGGCGGAAAAGACCGAGGTCGAGCGCTGGATGGACTTCCTGCTGGCGGCGGTCAATCCGGGCTACCTGGCGGCCTTCAAGGGCGCCAAGCTCACACCCGAGGAACAGACCGCCGACTACAAGGAACAGGTGAAGGACCTGGTCGCGCAGCTCAAGATCGTCGACGGCCACCTGGCCGGCAAGGACTTCCTGGCGCTCGGCAAGTTGACCCTTGCCGACATCGCCTGCGCGCCGATCCTGAAGCGCTGCGTCGACTTCAAGATCGACCGGCCGTCGATGCCCAATCTGGAGCGCTGGGTGGCCGCGATCGCCGCTCGACCGGCCTTCAAGGCGGCAACCGCCGCTGCTCCCGCAAAGGCGGCATGA
- a CDS encoding 3-hydroxyacyl-CoA dehydrogenase family protein gives MIKRAALIGLGTMGPGIAARLSRGGLDVTAYDVSQASVERARGMLDLAGGVLDRLDIKAPGTGAGSVRFVETIAEAVDGAELVIENVPENIDIKAQTYRDIDPLIGPSVIVASDTSGIPITKLQAHISHPERMVGMHWSNPPHIIPMIEVIGGEKTAPETVAVIRDLIRSIGLLPVVVKKDVPGFVENRVLYALLREAVDLVERGVIEPEDLDTCVSWGIGYKIAVIGPMALLDMAGLDIYKSVSSFLNADLSNRDDVAPMVLEKTAASKFGIKSGEGMFAYTPEQTKALQGERARKLVAVRRILEGRE, from the coding sequence ATGATCAAGCGCGCCGCTCTCATCGGACTGGGAACAATGGGTCCAGGCATCGCCGCGCGGCTTTCGCGCGGCGGGCTCGATGTCACGGCGTATGATGTCTCGCAGGCGTCAGTCGAGCGTGCCCGCGGCATGCTTGATCTCGCCGGCGGCGTGCTCGACCGTCTCGACATCAAGGCGCCCGGGACGGGCGCCGGCAGCGTGCGTTTCGTCGAGACGATCGCCGAGGCTGTCGATGGCGCTGAGCTGGTCATCGAGAATGTGCCCGAGAATATCGACATCAAGGCGCAGACCTATCGTGACATCGATCCGCTGATCGGCCCGTCGGTCATCGTCGCTTCCGACACGTCGGGCATCCCGATCACCAAGCTGCAGGCACATATCTCGCATCCCGAGCGGATGGTCGGTATGCACTGGTCGAACCCGCCGCACATCATCCCGATGATCGAGGTGATCGGCGGCGAAAAGACCGCGCCTGAAACCGTGGCTGTTATCCGCGACCTGATCCGCTCGATCGGCCTGCTGCCGGTGGTGGTGAAGAAGGACGTTCCAGGCTTCGTCGAGAACCGCGTGCTCTATGCGCTGCTGCGCGAGGCGGTCGACCTTGTCGAGCGCGGCGTCATCGAGCCGGAAGATCTCGACACCTGCGTGTCGTGGGGCATCGGCTACAAGATCGCCGTGATCGGCCCGATGGCGCTGCTCGATATGGCGGGGCTGGACATCTACAAGTCCGTCTCGTCCTTCCTGAACGCCGATCTCTCCAATCGCGACGATGTCGCGCCGATGGTGCTGGAGAAGACGGCTGCGTCGAAGTTCGGCATCAAGTCGGGCGAGGGCATGTTTGCCTACACGCCCGAGCAGACAAAGGCGCTGCAAGGCGAACGGGCCCGCAAGCTCGTCGCGGTGCGGCGCATCCTGGAAGGCCGGGAGTAG
- a CDS encoding ABC transporter ATP-binding protein → MRIETIRAAGDRPAHIRHDDLISAKGVSVVMARQLILRNIDLSVPKGSFVSLIGPSGCGKSTLLKVLAGLVQPTQGSVSIAGLAPVEAARKRMIGLVFQDANLLPWKNAVDNASMLLGIADKSLSRSDLRARGQEMLELVGLGDSAHKRPNELSGGMRQRVAIARALALDPAVLLMDEPFGALDAITRDSMGQSLLEIWQRTGKTIVLVTHSIDEAIHLSRHVHVLGIKPGRITESLDIALPYPRDLSVTEDPEFVRLVVQLRTMLRSSHQPGGAS, encoded by the coding sequence ATGCGCATTGAAACCATCCGAGCAGCCGGCGACAGGCCGGCCCATATCCGCCATGACGATCTGATCTCCGCCAAGGGCGTTTCGGTGGTCATGGCCCGGCAGCTGATCCTCAGGAACATCGATCTTTCGGTGCCCAAGGGGTCGTTTGTCTCGCTTATCGGTCCTTCGGGCTGCGGCAAGAGCACCTTGCTCAAGGTACTGGCCGGGCTGGTGCAGCCGACCCAGGGCAGCGTTTCGATCGCCGGGCTCGCGCCGGTCGAGGCGGCGCGCAAGCGGATGATCGGCCTCGTCTTTCAGGACGCCAACCTGCTGCCGTGGAAAAACGCCGTCGACAATGCCTCGATGCTGCTCGGCATTGCCGACAAATCGCTGTCGCGTTCGGATTTGCGGGCGCGCGGGCAAGAGATGCTGGAACTGGTGGGATTGGGCGATAGCGCCCACAAGCGGCCAAACGAACTGTCGGGCGGCATGCGGCAGCGGGTGGCCATCGCACGGGCCCTGGCGCTCGACCCGGCGGTTCTGCTGATGGACGAACCGTTCGGCGCGCTCGACGCCATCACCCGCGATTCGATGGGGCAGTCGCTTCTGGAGATCTGGCAGCGCACCGGCAAGACGATCGTGCTCGTCACCCATTCCATCGACGAGGCCATCCATCTGTCGCGCCATGTTCACGTGCTGGGGATCAAGCCGGGGCGGATCACCGAGAGCCTCGACATTGCGCTGCCTTATCCACGCGACTTGTCGGTCACCGAAGATCCGGAGTTCGTCAGGCTGGTGGTTCAGTTGCGAACGATGCTGCGCTCCAGCCATCAACCGGGAGGCGCGTCATGA
- a CDS encoding ABC transporter permease, protein MSDQPITDLSEPRLASSWSAATGSWLPAVILLLVTIVLWEAAVRIFSISAFIIPAPSEIAKSLVAQWGTLMQATLVTAGEILFGFLVSVVVGIAIALVIVRFDWLGRALYPLVVLFQNVPKVALAPIFILWFGYGLAPKIGLILVIAFFPVTLSMLAGMQSVDRSLLSLMNSVGASPTQILFRIRVPHSLPNLMAGTKIAATLSVIGAIVGEFAGASDGLGYVIQFASTQLDTALVFAALLLVSVLGIAFYYAAEILERIVVPWAPKFSQS, encoded by the coding sequence ATGAGCGACCAACCCATCACGGATCTTTCCGAGCCGCGGCTCGCCTCCAGCTGGAGCGCTGCGACAGGCAGCTGGCTTCCGGCGGTCATCCTGCTGCTGGTGACGATCGTGCTGTGGGAAGCCGCCGTGCGGATCTTTTCCATATCCGCCTTCATCATTCCCGCCCCGTCCGAGATCGCGAAATCGCTGGTCGCGCAATGGGGCACGCTGATGCAGGCGACGCTGGTGACGGCGGGCGAGATCCTGTTCGGCTTCCTGGTCTCGGTCGTGGTCGGCATTGCCATTGCGCTGGTCATCGTGCGCTTCGACTGGCTGGGACGCGCGCTGTATCCGCTGGTGGTGCTGTTCCAGAACGTACCGAAAGTCGCACTCGCGCCGATCTTCATCCTCTGGTTCGGCTACGGGCTGGCGCCCAAGATCGGCCTGATCCTGGTCATCGCCTTCTTCCCGGTGACGCTGTCCATGCTGGCGGGCATGCAATCGGTCGACCGCTCGCTGCTGTCGCTGATGAATTCGGTCGGTGCCAGCCCGACGCAGATCCTGTTCAGGATCCGCGTTCCGCACTCGCTGCCGAACCTGATGGCCGGAACCAAGATCGCAGCCACTTTGAGCGTGATCGGCGCCATCGTCGGCGAATTTGCCGGCGCGTCCGACGGTCTCGGCTACGTCATCCAGTTCGCTTCGACCCAGCTTGACACAGCGCTGGTCTTCGCGGCGCTGCTGCTCGTTTCCGTGCTTGGCATCGCCTTCTATTACGCCGCCGAAATTCTCGAACGCATCGTGGTGCCGTGGGCGCCGAAATTCAGCCAGTCCTAG
- a CDS encoding ABC transporter substrate-binding protein, translated as MLRRSLIKAATVAAFVTALGFSSAALAADKVNVQLDWVVRGNHAMFFVGKEKGFFAKNDIDVAEIRKGSGSPDAMRLVGNENADFGFGDLPTLAVARSQNVPVVALVAVNQHSPLGIISLAKTLKLTKPSDLKGLTIGIHPAGSTYIFFKGFLAANGLTEKDMTLNSVSPPYESYLLLGRVQTVVGYVDAEVPELEAKAGGPGSLSIMMGADHGWKAYGSGLFTSQAMIKDKPDVVRRFVKAYREAFDYVVAHPEEAAEITAKAAPGYAEKKDVLLAQINADIASTFSSPDTKEHGLGWMTKTQWEETLKTLTDQGVLKAALSADDVFTDAFLAKE; from the coding sequence ATGCTGAGACGCTCACTTATCAAGGCCGCTACCGTCGCGGCGTTTGTCACAGCACTCGGCTTTTCCAGCGCTGCTCTGGCTGCCGACAAGGTCAACGTCCAGCTCGACTGGGTGGTACGCGGCAATCACGCCATGTTCTTTGTCGGCAAGGAAAAGGGCTTCTTCGCCAAGAACGACATCGATGTGGCCGAGATCCGCAAGGGATCCGGTTCGCCGGACGCAATGCGGCTGGTGGGCAATGAGAACGCGGATTTCGGGTTCGGCGATCTTCCCACGCTTGCCGTCGCACGGTCGCAGAATGTTCCGGTCGTGGCGCTGGTGGCCGTCAATCAGCACTCGCCGCTGGGGATCATTTCGCTGGCCAAGACACTGAAGCTCACCAAGCCGTCCGATCTCAAGGGACTGACCATCGGCATTCATCCGGCCGGCTCCACCTACATCTTCTTCAAGGGTTTCCTGGCCGCCAACGGCCTGACCGAAAAGGACATGACGCTGAACAGCGTCTCGCCGCCCTATGAAAGCTATCTGCTTCTAGGCCGGGTTCAGACGGTCGTCGGTTATGTCGACGCCGAGGTTCCCGAACTTGAGGCCAAGGCCGGGGGCCCAGGCTCGCTCAGCATCATGATGGGGGCGGACCACGGCTGGAAGGCCTATGGCTCGGGCCTGTTCACCTCGCAGGCGATGATCAAGGACAAACCTGATGTCGTGCGCCGCTTCGTCAAGGCCTACAGGGAAGCCTTCGACTATGTCGTGGCACACCCGGAAGAGGCTGCTGAGATCACCGCCAAGGCCGCGCCCGGCTATGCGGAGAAAAAGGATGTGCTGCTGGCGCAGATCAACGCCGACATCGCATCGACGTTCAGCAGCCCCGACACCAAGGAACACGGTCTCGGCTGGATGACGAAGACACAGTGGGAAGAAACCTTGAAGACGCTGACGGATCAGGGCGTGCTCAAGGCGGCTCTGTCGGCGGACGATGTCTTCACCGACGCATTCCTGGCAAAAGAATAA
- a CDS encoding BMP family ABC transporter substrate-binding protein: MLKLLKSSVSAVILTGVLMSGALAGEVKSIAILTPEEGTDYGWNQQGIDAAKAAGKAAGVEVVVAQGLGYGDVRPTLRELASDGASLLIAHASGYNTSAPEIAKELKVPVAIVDTPNGLEKGLVADYTLSGHEGAYLAGRLAAKVSRSKSVGIVVSGEPPSWNSQSAAFAQGVKAENPDVKITYAVIGPAAYSDAAGGKRVTESVIASGADIIFGQGNGSSFGMLQAVETTKAADGGKVYFIDVIGDKSPIDKGFLLSSVVWNIEPVYAAMIADLKADTFGTKHYTIGLKDDSVKLLKTAAIPDNVWTEIQALREDVISGKIKVDPVYDAAAVRALMTSVAQ; the protein is encoded by the coding sequence ATGTTAAAGCTTCTTAAGAGCAGTGTAAGTGCAGTTATATTGACCGGTGTCTTGATGAGCGGCGCGCTTGCCGGCGAGGTCAAGTCGATCGCCATCCTGACGCCCGAAGAAGGCACGGACTATGGCTGGAACCAGCAAGGCATCGACGCCGCCAAGGCGGCGGGCAAGGCGGCCGGCGTCGAAGTGGTCGTGGCCCAGGGCCTCGGCTATGGCGATGTTCGTCCGACGTTGCGGGAACTTGCGTCCGACGGCGCCAGCCTGCTGATCGCGCATGCCAGCGGCTACAACACCTCGGCTCCCGAAATCGCCAAGGAACTGAAAGTTCCGGTGGCGATCGTCGACACGCCGAACGGCCTGGAGAAGGGCCTTGTCGCCGACTACACGCTGAGCGGCCACGAGGGTGCCTATCTTGCCGGCCGTCTCGCCGCCAAGGTGTCGCGCTCCAAGTCGGTCGGCATCGTCGTCTCGGGCGAACCGCCATCATGGAATTCGCAGTCGGCGGCATTCGCGCAAGGCGTGAAGGCGGAAAACCCGGACGTCAAGATCACCTATGCGGTGATCGGCCCGGCCGCCTACAGCGATGCGGCCGGCGGCAAGCGCGTCACCGAAAGCGTCATCGCATCGGGCGCGGACATCATCTTCGGCCAGGGCAACGGTTCGAGCTTCGGCATGCTGCAGGCGGTCGAGACGACCAAGGCAGCCGATGGCGGCAAGGTCTATTTCATCGACGTCATCGGTGACAAGTCGCCCATCGACAAGGGCTTCCTGCTGTCGTCGGTGGTGTGGAACATCGAGCCGGTCTATGCGGCGATGATTGCCGACCTGAAGGCCGACACGTTCGGCACCAAGCACTATACGATCGGCCTCAAGGACGACTCGGTGAAGCTGCTGAAAACCGCTGCGATCCCGGACAATGTCTGGACAGAGATCCAGGCGCTGCGCGAAGACGTCATTTCCGGCAAGATCAAGGTCGATCCGGTCTATGACGCGGCCGCCGTCAGGGCACTGATGACCAGCGTCGCCCAGTAA
- a CDS encoding ABC transporter ATP-binding protein, whose translation MSGSSSSSVAGRDIVALEGVTKRFPGIVANDSVDLSIRPGEVHVLLGENGAGKSTLIGMLSGLQQPDEGRILVDGKPTPITSPRHALALGIGTVFQHMMLVPTLTVAENLLLGGPWWRRPRTGELAARVAEITSTLGITVKLHAKVSELSLGEQQQVEILRAMVRNSRLLILDESTSMLTPKGIDELGALMRRLVEQGLAIVFITHKLKEAAAFGDRISVLKLGRKVGEIPPERFRALGEQEIVSEIVELMFGKQKDDPEAVERPVRTARAGTAPLLQVADLTVAATDNAPGLSSISFDIRPGEILGIAGIDGNGQKQLAEALAGQRTATSGSVRLDGAAIETLSVGERRRRGLRYLTDDRLGEGTVGTFPVSINFFLKQVGAAPFWRNGVEQRAEIDKRAAQLVREYDVRTPSLKTPVARLSGGNIQKVLLARELAEGAKVVIFNKPTYGLDLANTLASRQRIRDTAARGLAVLLISTDLEELLGMCDRIAVIANGALVGTVENADDARTKVGRLMIGLAA comes from the coding sequence ATGAGCGGTTCTTCTTCATCGTCCGTTGCCGGGCGCGACATTGTCGCGCTCGAAGGCGTGACCAAACGGTTCCCCGGCATCGTTGCCAATGACAGCGTCGACCTGTCGATCCGCCCGGGCGAAGTGCATGTGCTGCTGGGCGAGAACGGCGCTGGAAAATCGACATTGATCGGCATGCTGTCCGGCCTGCAGCAGCCGGACGAAGGACGCATACTGGTCGACGGAAAACCGACGCCGATCACCTCGCCGCGCCACGCGCTGGCACTTGGCATCGGCACCGTATTCCAGCACATGATGCTGGTGCCGACGCTGACGGTGGCGGAAAACCTCTTGCTTGGCGGGCCGTGGTGGCGGCGCCCCAGGACCGGGGAATTGGCGGCGCGCGTCGCCGAGATCACCAGCACGCTCGGCATCACCGTCAAGTTGCATGCCAAGGTATCGGAGCTGTCGCTCGGCGAGCAGCAGCAGGTCGAGATCCTGCGTGCTATGGTACGCAACAGCCGATTGCTCATCCTTGACGAGTCCACCTCCATGCTGACGCCGAAAGGCATCGACGAACTGGGCGCGCTGATGCGCCGCCTCGTCGAGCAGGGCCTGGCGATCGTCTTCATCACCCACAAGCTCAAGGAGGCGGCTGCGTTCGGCGATCGCATCTCGGTGCTGAAGCTCGGCCGCAAGGTCGGCGAGATCCCGCCCGAGCGGTTTCGCGCGCTGGGCGAACAGGAGATCGTCTCGGAGATCGTGGAATTGATGTTCGGCAAGCAGAAGGACGATCCGGAAGCCGTCGAGCGTCCTGTCCGCACTGCCCGCGCCGGAACGGCCCCGCTGCTTCAGGTCGCGGATCTGACGGTCGCAGCGACGGACAATGCACCAGGCCTGTCGTCGATCTCCTTCGACATCCGCCCGGGTGAGATCCTGGGCATTGCCGGCATCGACGGCAACGGCCAGAAGCAGCTGGCGGAAGCGCTGGCCGGCCAGCGCACAGCCACCAGCGGCTCGGTGCGGCTGGACGGCGCCGCCATCGAGACGCTGAGCGTCGGCGAACGCCGCCGGCGCGGCCTTCGCTACCTGACCGACGACCGACTGGGCGAGGGCACTGTCGGCACCTTCCCGGTCTCGATCAATTTCTTCCTCAAGCAGGTCGGCGCGGCCCCGTTCTGGCGCAACGGCGTCGAGCAGCGCGCGGAGATCGACAAGCGCGCCGCCCAGCTCGTGCGCGAATACGATGTGCGCACGCCGAGCCTGAAGACGCCGGTCGCGCGGCTGTCCGGCGGCAACATCCAGAAGGTGCTTCTGGCGCGAGAACTGGCTGAGGGCGCCAAGGTGGTCATCTTCAACAAACCGACCTATGGGCTCGATCTTGCCAACACATTGGCGTCGCGTCAGCGCATCCGCGACACGGCGGCGCGTGGCCTTGCCGTGCTGCTGATCTCCACCGACCTCGAGGAATTGCTTGGTATGTGCGACCGCATCGCCGTCATCGCGAATGGAGCTTTGGTCGGTACCGTCGAGAATGCCGACGACGCCCGCACCAAGGTCGGTCGCCTGATGATCGGACTTGCCGCATGA
- a CDS encoding ABC transporter permease, translating into MSIDTAPTVSATALDATSGATTRRDILHRLLMTLGPILIALVIAGCILLAVGVDPLAYYGFVLEKGLFSPLGIQQTLTRMAPLLFLAAGLIVAFRAGMWNLGGDGQFLLGAVTAAASAPVFVQIMPAWLALVCSFLIAMVVAMIWSLVPALLRAYQGVNEIITTLMMTFLGTSLANVLVKLAFRDPGTTVPQTRTLPVEDRLPRLFETTITSGLLLGLAAIIIVHLVMTRTAFGLKLRIVGANPRAAVHSGLGVPGLTVAVFAISAGLAGLAGAVDIIGVQGNVRADWNPAYGLAVIPAVFLARMNGFAAIGFVFLLSVLSIGGESAARRLGVPNHFTLMLVSIVLIVLALAEYFDHRYNQSRRA; encoded by the coding sequence ATGAGCATCGACACCGCCCCTACGGTCAGTGCCACCGCACTCGATGCCACGAGCGGGGCGACGACGCGTCGCGACATCCTGCATCGGCTGCTGATGACGCTCGGTCCGATCCTCATCGCTCTCGTCATAGCCGGCTGTATCCTGCTTGCCGTCGGCGTCGACCCGCTCGCCTATTATGGCTTCGTGCTGGAGAAAGGACTGTTCTCGCCGCTCGGCATCCAGCAGACACTGACGCGCATGGCGCCGCTGCTGTTTCTTGCCGCCGGCCTGATCGTGGCCTTTCGGGCCGGTATGTGGAATCTCGGCGGCGACGGGCAGTTCCTGCTCGGCGCGGTGACAGCGGCGGCCAGCGCTCCCGTGTTCGTGCAGATCATGCCGGCCTGGCTGGCGCTGGTCTGCTCGTTCCTCATCGCCATGGTGGTGGCGATGATCTGGTCGCTGGTGCCGGCCCTGCTGCGTGCCTATCAGGGCGTCAACGAGATCATCACCACGCTGATGATGACGTTCCTCGGCACCTCGCTCGCCAATGTGCTGGTCAAGCTGGCGTTTCGCGATCCAGGAACGACCGTGCCGCAGACGCGCACGCTTCCCGTGGAAGACCGGCTGCCGCGCCTATTCGAAACCACCATCACCAGTGGCCTGCTGCTTGGGCTGGCGGCGATCATCATCGTGCATCTGGTGATGACGCGCACGGCGTTCGGGCTGAAGCTGAGGATCGTCGGCGCCAATCCGCGCGCGGCGGTTCACTCCGGGCTCGGCGTCCCCGGCCTGACCGTTGCCGTCTTCGCCATTTCGGCGGGGCTGGCCGGGCTTGCCGGCGCCGTCGACATCATCGGCGTCCAGGGTAATGTCCGCGCCGACTGGAATCCCGCCTATGGGCTTGCCGTGATACCCGCCGTGTTTCTGGCCCGCATGAACGGCTTTGCAGCCATCGGTTTCGTGTTCCTGCTTTCGGTGCTTTCGATCGGCGGCGAGAGCGCGGCGCGCCGGCTTGGCGTGCCCAATCATTTCACGCTGATGCTGGTTTCCATCGTGCTGATCGTGCTCGCGCTCGCCGAATATTTCGATCACCGATACAATCAGTCGCGGAGGGCCTAG
- a CDS encoding ABC transporter permease, with the protein MTGLFSEVFLSALLFGAVTAAIPLLLAGLGEQISEKAGVLNIGIEGMMLAGAYLGFVGAFYSGSLWLGFLTGAAGGAAVALVMALLCVRIGLNQIVIGIALTLGLEGLTALLHHFQFSRSYPRLPAADATVIPLLSDIPVVGPAFFKHHLIVYLAVALVFGMGYLYRRTQLGLNLQAAGDKPAALDVAGIDVVRTRTIAVLTTGALAGLGGAYLANVGAGLFIPFITNGAGFLGIVLAMLARGRPIWVLFGALLFGVCLSLTTAMQVAGINIPTDIIQMLPFLAVMIMLVLFGRRASLPAALGIPYERGAR; encoded by the coding sequence ATGACCGGGCTCTTCAGCGAAGTCTTTCTCAGCGCGTTGCTGTTCGGCGCCGTCACCGCGGCGATCCCGCTGCTGCTTGCCGGGCTCGGCGAGCAGATCTCCGAGAAGGCGGGCGTGCTCAATATCGGCATCGAAGGCATGATGCTGGCCGGCGCCTATCTCGGCTTTGTCGGTGCTTTCTATTCCGGGTCGCTGTGGCTGGGCTTTCTCACCGGTGCCGCCGGGGGTGCCGCGGTGGCGCTTGTCATGGCGCTGCTTTGCGTGCGCATCGGGCTGAACCAGATCGTCATTGGCATCGCGCTGACCTTGGGTCTGGAAGGCCTGACGGCACTGCTCCACCATTTCCAGTTCTCACGCAGCTACCCCCGCCTGCCGGCTGCGGATGCAACCGTCATTCCGCTGCTTTCGGACATTCCGGTCGTCGGTCCTGCATTCTTCAAACATCATCTGATCGTCTATCTGGCGGTCGCGCTGGTTTTCGGCATGGGCTACCTCTATCGGCGCACGCAGCTCGGCCTCAATTTGCAGGCAGCAGGCGACAAGCCGGCCGCGCTCGATGTCGCCGGCATCGATGTCGTGCGAACCCGCACCATCGCCGTGTTGACGACCGGAGCGCTGGCCGGGCTCGGCGGCGCCTATCTCGCCAATGTCGGGGCAGGGCTGTTCATTCCGTTCATCACCAATGGCGCGGGCTTTCTCGGCATCGTGCTGGCCATGCTGGCGCGCGGTCGCCCGATCTGGGTGCTGTTCGGCGCGTTGCTGTTCGGCGTCTGCCTGTCGCTGACGACAGCCATGCAAGTGGCCGGCATCAACATACCGACCGACATCATCCAGATGCTGCCGTTCCTGGCGGTGATGATCATGCTGGTGCTGTTCGGCCGGCGCGCCAGCCTGCCGGCGGCGCTCGGCATTCCATACGAGCGCGGCGCGCGCTGA